In a single window of the Mesoplodon densirostris isolate mMesDen1 chromosome 18, mMesDen1 primary haplotype, whole genome shotgun sequence genome:
- the OGFOD3 gene encoding 2-oxoglutarate and iron-dependent oxygenase domain-containing protein 3, whose product MAPQRRGAPKAPEGNRAAERRRPSSTKSVRAPRDVWKKWLRVAVLGACTTLVALLLWGSLGGDDSITEVLAHRSEVLPGRFIEVPCSEDYDSHRRFEGCSPRKCGRGVSDAIITRDEARRIRSIAEKGLSLGGSDGGASILDLHSGALSVGKHFVNLYRYFGDKIQTIFSEEDFQLYRDLRQKVQLAIAQAFGISASLLHLTKPTFFSRINSTAARTAHDEYWHAHVDKVTYGSFDYTSLLYLSDYLDDFGGGRFVFMEVGANKTVEPRAGRVSFFTSGSENLHRVEKVHWGTRYAITIAFTCDPDHGIADPTFT is encoded by the exons ATGGCACCTCAGAGGAGGGGCGCTCCCAAGGCGCCCGAGGGCAACCGGGCAGCGGAGCGCCGGCGCCCGAGCAG CACCAAGAGTGTCCGGGCGCCTCGGGATGTGTGGAAGAAGTGGCTGAGGGTTGCCGTCCTGGGGGCCTGCACCACGCTCGTCGCGCTCCTGCTCTGGGGCAGTCTGGGGGGTGATGACAGCATCACTGAGGTCCTAGCTCATCGAAGTGAGGTCCTGCCAGGCAGGTTCATCGAGGTGCCCTGCTCCGAGGACTATGACAGTCACCGAAGGTTTGAAG GCTGCTCCCCGAGGAAGTGTGGCCGGGGCGTCAGCGATGCCATCATCACCAGGGACGAAGCCCGGAGGATTCGCAG CATAGCCGAGAAGGGGCTGTCCCTGGGAGGATCGGACGGAGGG GCGTCTATCCTGGACCTGCACTCGGGGGCCTTGTCTGTCGGGAAGCACTTTGTGAACCTGTACAG ATACTTTGGGGATAAAATACAAACTATCTTCTCAGAAGAGGACTTCCAGTTGTACCG GGACCTGCGGCAGAAGGTCCAGCTGGCAATCGCCCAGGCATTTGGCATCAGCGCGTCCTTGCTGCACCTGACGAAGCCCACCTTCTTCTCCCGCATCAACAGCACGGCGGCCCGCACGGCTCATGACGAGTACTGGCACGCGCACGTGGACAAG GTGACCTACGGCTCCTTCGACTACACATCGCTGCTGTACCTCTCCGACTACCTGGATGACTTCGGTGGCGGGCGGTTTGTGTTCATGGAGGTGGGGGCCAACAAGACGGTGGAGCCGAGAGCAG GTCGGGTGTCCTTCTTCACCTCGGGGTCCGAGAACCTGCACCGGGTGGAGAAGGTTCACTGGGGCACCCGCTACGCCATCACCATCGCCTTCACCTGCGACCCCGACCATGGCATTGCGGACCCAACGTTCACATAG